One region of Anaeromyxobacter paludicola genomic DNA includes:
- a CDS encoding shikimate kinase — MPLGSAETLALAGMMGAGKSTVGRELARLLGRRFVCTDAVIEARAGKPIARIFAEDGEPAFRALERQVVASLAGPLVVDLGGGAFCAQASAEHLLRRGRVVFLDVSAAEAARRIGATGHRPLAASWEPLLRRRLPLYRRAHLTVAVDGKAPEAVARRILGLL; from the coding sequence ATGCCGCTCGGCTCCGCTGAGACGCTGGCCCTCGCCGGGATGATGGGCGCCGGCAAGTCCACCGTGGGGCGGGAGCTCGCGCGCCTCCTCGGGCGCCGCTTCGTCTGCACCGACGCGGTGATCGAGGCCCGGGCCGGCAAGCCCATCGCCCGCATCTTCGCCGAGGACGGCGAGCCCGCCTTCCGCGCCCTCGAGCGCCAGGTGGTGGCCTCGCTCGCGGGCCCGCTGGTGGTGGACCTCGGCGGCGGCGCCTTCTGCGCGCAGGCCTCGGCCGAGCACCTCCTCCGGCGCGGCCGCGTGGTCTTCCTCGATGTCTCGGCGGCCGAGGCCGCCCGGCGCATCGGCGCCACCGGCCACCGGCCGCTCGCGGCGAGCTGGGAGCCGCTCCTGCGCCGCCGCTTGCCGCTCTACCGCCGCGCCCACCTCACCGTCGCGGTGGACGGAAAGGCGCCCGAGGCGGTCGCCCGGCGTATCCTGGGGCTCCTGTGA
- a CDS encoding RluA family pseudouridine synthase: MRSLELRATRADDGERLDRFIAARGGISRGLARRALEAGGVFLEGKRCKVASRQIWAGQAVTVHLEEGGRAAGAPAPLAPARLLFADADLCVVDKPAGVPAQPTLTTDRGALPELAAALLGAPVTLVHRLDRETSGVTAFARTAEAARALAEQFRTGVPEKTYLALCARAPSPPEGRIDAPLGPDPLRKGMRKVDPRGEPAATRYRTLAVGPGGEALVEARPETGRTHQIRVHLAHLGASLLGDPRYGGPRRVGELRVPRVMLHARRLELPHPAGGAPMAFEAPVPDDLAGLATALGLALPAR; encoded by the coding sequence GTGAGGTCCCTCGAGCTGCGCGCCACCCGCGCCGACGACGGCGAGCGGCTCGACCGGTTCATCGCCGCCCGCGGCGGCATCTCGCGCGGCCTCGCCCGGCGCGCGCTCGAGGCCGGCGGCGTCTTCCTCGAGGGGAAGCGCTGCAAGGTCGCCTCGCGGCAGATCTGGGCGGGGCAGGCGGTCACGGTCCACCTCGAGGAGGGCGGCCGCGCCGCCGGGGCGCCCGCGCCGCTCGCCCCGGCGCGCCTCCTCTTCGCCGACGCCGACCTGTGCGTCGTGGACAAGCCTGCCGGCGTGCCGGCGCAGCCCACCCTCACCACCGACCGGGGCGCGCTCCCCGAGCTCGCCGCCGCGCTCCTCGGCGCGCCGGTGACGCTGGTGCACCGGCTCGACCGCGAGACCTCGGGCGTGACCGCGTTCGCGCGGACCGCCGAAGCGGCGCGGGCGCTCGCCGAGCAGTTCCGGACCGGCGTCCCGGAGAAGACCTACCTCGCCCTCTGCGCCAGGGCGCCCTCGCCGCCGGAGGGGCGGATCGACGCCCCGCTCGGCCCCGACCCGCTGCGCAAGGGGATGCGGAAGGTCGATCCGCGCGGCGAGCCGGCCGCCACCCGCTACCGCACGCTCGCGGTCGGCCCGGGCGGCGAGGCGCTCGTGGAGGCGCGGCCGGAGACCGGGCGCACGCACCAGATCCGCGTCCACCTCGCGCACCTCGGCGCCTCGCTCCTCGGGGATCCGCGCTACGGCGGGCCGCGCCGGGTGGGCGAGCTGCGCGTGCCGCGGGTGATGCTGCACGCGAGGCGGCTCGAGCTGCCCCACCCCGCCGGCGGCGCGCCGATGGCGTTCGAGGCGCCGGTGCCGGACGACCTCGCCGGGCTGGCGACGGCGCTCGGGCTGGCGCTCCCGGCGCGCTGA
- a CDS encoding 3-dehydroquinate synthase — protein MSIEILEARQEGREYPVCVGKGAAAAAAELASERDAVALVTAAPVRATPLVERLERQLARTGRLALVHVLPDGEKGKRLAEIERAAQKLLRAGLTRRSLVIAAGGGAVTDAAGFLAATFMRGVDWLAVPTTLLGMVDAALGGKTAVNLPAAKNIVGAFHPPMAVLMDPAGLATLPFRELRSGFGEVLKYAALRPSLLPAAARAAARGKADAGLVAECARIKLEVVARDPFERGERKLLNLGHTFGHGVEAAGGFRRYTHGEAVAVGLAFAFRLAARMGRVGAEQAFALDEALAGAGLPVRVPSAVARKAAALMATDKKRTAAGLRWVLPQAVGESWGVEWDVEADPAALRAALADIAEGT, from the coding sequence GTGAGCATCGAGATCCTGGAAGCGCGCCAGGAAGGGCGCGAGTACCCGGTCTGCGTGGGCAAGGGCGCGGCCGCCGCCGCCGCCGAGCTCGCCTCCGAGCGCGACGCGGTGGCGCTCGTCACCGCCGCGCCGGTGCGGGCGACGCCGCTCGTCGAGCGGCTCGAGCGGCAGCTCGCGCGGACCGGCCGGCTGGCGCTCGTCCACGTGCTCCCCGACGGCGAGAAGGGCAAGCGGCTCGCCGAGATCGAGCGGGCCGCCCAGAAGCTCCTGCGCGCCGGCCTCACCCGCCGCTCGCTGGTGATCGCCGCCGGCGGCGGGGCCGTGACCGACGCCGCCGGCTTCCTCGCCGCCACCTTCATGCGCGGGGTGGACTGGCTCGCGGTCCCCACCACGCTCCTCGGGATGGTGGACGCCGCCCTCGGCGGCAAGACGGCGGTGAACCTGCCCGCGGCGAAGAACATCGTCGGCGCCTTCCACCCGCCCATGGCGGTGCTGATGGACCCGGCGGGGCTCGCCACGCTCCCCTTCCGCGAGCTGCGCAGCGGCTTCGGCGAGGTGCTCAAGTACGCGGCCCTCCGGCCCTCGCTCCTCCCGGCGGCCGCCCGCGCCGCCGCCCGCGGCAAGGCCGACGCCGGCCTGGTCGCCGAGTGCGCCCGCATCAAGCTCGAGGTGGTGGCGCGCGATCCCTTCGAGCGCGGCGAGCGGAAGCTCCTCAACCTCGGCCACACCTTCGGCCACGGCGTCGAGGCGGCCGGCGGCTTCCGGCGCTACACCCACGGCGAGGCGGTCGCGGTCGGGCTCGCCTTCGCCTTCCGGCTGGCGGCGCGCATGGGCCGGGTCGGCGCCGAGCAGGCCTTCGCCCTCGACGAGGCGCTCGCCGGCGCGGGGCTGCCGGTGCGCGTGCCCTCGGCGGTGGCGCGCAAGGCGGCGGCGCTCATGGCGACCGACAAGAAGCGGACCGCCGCCGGCCTGCGCTGGGTGCTGCCGCAGGCGGTGGGCGAGTCCTGGGGCGTGGAGTGGGACGTCGAGGCCGACCCGGCGGCGCTCCGGGCGGCGCTCGCCGACATCGCGGAGGGGACATGA
- a CDS encoding prephenate dehydrogenase, which produces MTGPFPRSLGVVGLGLMGGCLARGLKAAAPGARVVAVEPDGSVRARALAEGVADLALAEAGPALAECDLVALCTPIAAIEGLLGPVSRLLPDGAVLTDVGGAKERVLAAARREVRPGVEFVGGHPMFGGRGGFDSSRADRWQGGTVALCTDDASPEALGRVEALHRGLGAEVLRCTATEHDAAVAMVSHLPYLVACALTLAVKEAGPLAAALAGPGLDGMTRLAGFAFDIQGEVARRNAHLPETARRLQERLARILADIATSPDGARAALEEARAFREELF; this is translated from the coding sequence GTGACCGGGCCCTTCCCGCGCTCGCTCGGCGTCGTCGGGCTGGGGCTCATGGGCGGGTGCCTCGCCCGCGGCCTCAAGGCCGCCGCGCCCGGCGCGCGGGTGGTCGCGGTCGAGCCCGACGGGTCCGTCCGCGCCCGGGCCCTCGCCGAGGGCGTCGCCGACCTGGCGCTCGCCGAGGCCGGCCCGGCGCTCGCCGAGTGCGATCTGGTCGCGCTCTGCACCCCCATCGCCGCCATCGAGGGGCTGCTCGGCCCGGTGTCGCGCCTCCTCCCCGACGGCGCGGTGCTCACCGACGTGGGCGGCGCCAAGGAGCGGGTGCTGGCGGCGGCGCGGCGCGAGGTCCGGCCGGGCGTGGAGTTCGTGGGCGGCCACCCGATGTTCGGCGGCCGCGGCGGCTTCGACAGCTCCCGCGCCGACCGCTGGCAGGGCGGCACGGTGGCGCTCTGCACCGACGACGCCTCCCCGGAGGCGCTCGGCCGCGTCGAGGCCCTCCACCGCGGCCTCGGGGCGGAGGTGCTCCGCTGCACCGCCACCGAGCACGACGCCGCGGTGGCGATGGTCTCGCACCTGCCGTACCTGGTCGCCTGCGCGCTCACGCTCGCGGTCAAGGAGGCGGGGCCGCTCGCCGCCGCGCTCGCCGGCCCCGGCCTCGACGGGATGACCCGCCTCGCCGGCTTCGCCTTCGACATCCAGGGCGAGGTGGCCCGCCGCAACGCCCACCTGCCCGAGACGGCCCGCCGCCTCCAGGAGCGGCTCGCCCGCATCCTCGCCGACATCGCCACCTCGCCCGACGGCGCCCGCGCCGCGCTCGAGGAGGCCCGCGCCTTCCGGGAGGAGCTGTTCTGA
- a CDS encoding glycosyltransferase, whose translation MPRVAVLLPARDAARTVRAAAASILRQTFRDLALVAVDDGSRDGTAEALERVAGRDRRLKLLRGPGEGIAGALNRALAAADAEVIARMDADDVAHPARLARQLAALAEDPGLAAAGSRVRLFPRRDVRPGMARYAAWLNGLTSPALCARDLFVEAPLVHPAAAIRATALRAAGGWREGDFPEDYDLWLRLAAAGGRLTNLPATLLDWRESAGRLTRTDPRYALPRHLALKAHHLAAGPLAGRAEVAIWGAGETGRAFARALAPHGIRPALFLEVDRKKLGRRVAGAEVVGYEEAARARGLPLLVAVGAPGARPLIRAELAKQGFVEVRDFRCVA comes from the coding sequence GTGCCCCGGGTCGCCGTCCTCCTCCCGGCCCGCGACGCCGCGCGCACGGTGCGCGCCGCGGCCGCCTCCATCCTGCGCCAGACCTTCCGCGACCTCGCGCTCGTGGCCGTGGACGACGGCTCGCGCGACGGGACGGCGGAGGCGCTCGAGCGGGTCGCCGGGCGCGACCGCCGGCTGAAGCTGCTCCGCGGGCCGGGGGAGGGGATCGCCGGCGCGCTCAACCGGGCCCTCGCGGCCGCGGACGCCGAGGTGATCGCGCGGATGGACGCCGACGACGTGGCCCACCCGGCGCGGCTCGCGCGGCAGCTGGCGGCGCTGGCGGAGGACCCCGGGCTCGCCGCCGCCGGGAGCCGGGTGCGCCTCTTCCCGCGCCGCGACGTCCGGCCCGGGATGGCGCGCTACGCGGCGTGGCTGAACGGGCTCACCTCGCCCGCGCTCTGCGCGCGCGACCTCTTCGTCGAGGCGCCGCTCGTCCACCCGGCGGCGGCGATCCGGGCGACCGCGCTCCGCGCCGCCGGCGGCTGGCGCGAGGGCGACTTCCCCGAGGACTACGACCTCTGGCTCCGCCTCGCCGCCGCCGGCGGCCGGCTCACCAACCTCCCGGCCACGCTCCTCGACTGGCGGGAGTCGGCGGGGCGGCTCACGCGGACCGACCCGCGCTACGCCCTCCCGCGCCACCTCGCGCTCAAGGCGCACCACCTCGCGGCGGGCCCGCTCGCCGGCCGCGCCGAGGTGGCGATCTGGGGCGCCGGCGAGACCGGGCGCGCCTTCGCCCGCGCCCTCGCGCCGCACGGCATCCGGCCGGCGCTCTTCCTCGAGGTGGACCGGAAGAAGCTGGGCCGGCGGGTCGCCGGCGCCGAGGTGGTCGGCTACGAGGAGGCCGCGCGCGCCCGCGGCCTGCCGCTCCTCGTCGCGGTCGGCGCGCCCGGCGCGCGGCCGCTCATCCGCGCCGAGCTCGCGAAGCAGGGCTTCGTGGAGGTGCGCGACTTCCGGTGCGTGGCGTAG
- a CDS encoding FmdB family zinc ribbon protein, translated as MPIYEYDCPKCGRFEVLQKMSAAPLKKHDVCGSKVTKAMSASSFAFKGSGFYITDYKKGSASPCASASPKSQACASCPAKDGKAA; from the coding sequence ATGCCCATCTACGAGTACGACTGCCCCAAGTGCGGGCGCTTCGAGGTCCTGCAGAAGATGTCGGCCGCCCCGCTCAAGAAGCACGACGTGTGCGGGTCGAAGGTCACCAAGGCGATGAGCGCCAGCTCCTTCGCCTTCAAGGGCTCGGGCTTCTACATCACCGACTACAAGAAGGGGAGCGCCTCCCCGTGCGCCAGCGCCTCGCCCAAGAGCCAGGCCTGCGCGAGCTGCCCGGCCAAGGACGGCAAGGCGGCCTGA
- the aroC gene encoding chorismate synthase, with protein sequence MPLRYLTAGESHGPALCAIAEGFPAGLAVDFDAVNRDLRRRQKGYGRGGRMKIETDEAQFLSGIRGAVTTGSPIALLVWNKDHENWKELVSPYARGGRKFTQVRPGHADLAGVQKYGLDDARDVLERASARGTATVVALGALARQLLARFGVTVSSRVVAIGEELRRSGVPPTAAQRAAIEASDVHTDDEAAAALWRGIIDREKARGSAIGGAFEVYAEGLPAGLGSYVHPDRRLDGRLAGALCAIQAIRAAEIGEGTRVDLPGDRFQDPIRYGAEQGFYRETNRAGGLEGGVTNGAPVVVRGFMKPIPTMMTPLPSVDIATREPVSAKYERSDVCAVPAAAVVGEAVVAWVLADALLEKFGGDTVGDVAAALEAYAARLR encoded by the coding sequence ATGCCCCTGCGCTACCTCACCGCCGGCGAGTCCCACGGCCCCGCCCTCTGCGCCATCGCCGAGGGCTTCCCGGCCGGCCTCGCGGTGGACTTCGACGCCGTGAACCGCGACCTGCGCCGCCGCCAGAAGGGCTACGGCCGCGGCGGCCGCATGAAGATCGAGACCGACGAGGCCCAGTTCCTCTCCGGGATCCGCGGCGCCGTCACCACCGGCTCGCCCATCGCGCTGCTGGTCTGGAACAAGGACCACGAGAACTGGAAGGAGCTCGTCTCCCCCTACGCCCGCGGCGGGCGCAAGTTCACGCAGGTGCGCCCGGGCCACGCCGACCTCGCCGGCGTGCAGAAGTACGGGCTCGACGACGCCCGCGACGTGCTCGAGCGCGCCAGCGCCCGCGGCACCGCCACCGTGGTCGCGCTCGGCGCGCTGGCGCGCCAGCTCCTGGCCCGCTTCGGCGTCACCGTGAGCTCGCGGGTGGTGGCCATCGGCGAGGAGCTGCGCCGCAGCGGCGTCCCGCCCACCGCCGCGCAGCGCGCCGCCATCGAGGCCTCCGACGTCCACACCGACGACGAGGCGGCGGCGGCGCTCTGGCGCGGCATCATCGACCGCGAGAAGGCCCGCGGCTCCGCCATCGGCGGCGCCTTCGAGGTCTACGCCGAGGGGCTGCCGGCGGGGCTCGGCAGCTACGTCCACCCGGACCGGCGGCTCGACGGCCGGCTCGCCGGCGCGCTCTGCGCCATCCAGGCCATCCGCGCCGCCGAGATCGGCGAGGGCACGCGGGTGGACCTCCCCGGCGACCGCTTCCAGGACCCGATCCGCTACGGCGCCGAGCAGGGCTTCTACCGCGAGACCAACCGGGCCGGCGGGCTCGAGGGCGGCGTCACCAACGGCGCCCCGGTGGTGGTCCGCGGCTTCATGAAGCCCATCCCGACCATGATGACCCCGCTCCCCTCGGTGGACATCGCCACCCGCGAGCCGGTCTCCGCGAAGTACGAGCGGAGCGACGTCTGCGCGGTGCCGGCGGCGGCGGTGGTGGGCGAGGCGGTGGTGGCCTGGGTGCTCGCCGACGCGCTGCTCGAGAAGTTCGGCGGCGACACCGTGGGCGACGTGGCGGCCGCGCTCGAGGCCTATGCCGCTCGGCTCCGCTGA
- a CDS encoding arginine N-succinyltransferase — MYLLRDAQKSDSKQFQALASVLNSVNLPNEERSLAEILDHSCRSFQGRIRDPLGRMYVFVLEAPGGELCGTSMLIAQHGTRESPCTFFDVSTRERYSSTLDRHFRHQVLSIGYHYDGPTEIGGLVVHPAARASPDRPGKQLSFVRFLYLAMFRDRFRDTVLAELMPPLTPEGKSLFWESLGKRFTGLEYQEADKASRENKEFIQQLFPPGDLYATLLPPRVQRQLGAVGAATEPVRRMLEAIGFRYVNRIDPFDGGPHYEARTDEIGPVRAFRRGRVAAEPLRPAPLERPKLVGLARPEGKWRFRAVRAPARFDGDEVLLTPEARERLGVTTGDRVGVIPLE, encoded by the coding sequence ATGTACCTCCTCCGGGACGCCCAGAAGAGCGACTCGAAGCAGTTCCAGGCGCTCGCCTCGGTCCTCAACTCGGTGAACCTCCCGAACGAGGAGCGGTCCCTCGCCGAGATCCTCGACCACTCCTGCCGCAGCTTCCAGGGGCGCATCCGCGACCCGCTCGGCCGGATGTACGTCTTCGTCCTCGAGGCGCCCGGCGGCGAGCTCTGCGGCACCTCGATGCTCATCGCGCAGCACGGCACGCGCGAGTCGCCCTGCACCTTCTTCGACGTGTCCACGCGCGAGCGCTACAGCTCCACGCTCGACCGCCACTTCCGGCACCAGGTGCTCTCGATCGGCTACCACTACGACGGGCCGACCGAGATCGGCGGCCTCGTGGTCCACCCGGCGGCGCGCGCCAGCCCGGACCGCCCGGGCAAGCAGCTCAGCTTCGTCCGCTTCCTCTACCTCGCCATGTTCCGCGACCGCTTCCGCGACACCGTGCTCGCGGAGCTGATGCCGCCGCTCACGCCGGAGGGCAAGAGCCTGTTCTGGGAGAGCCTCGGCAAGCGCTTCACCGGCCTCGAGTACCAGGAGGCCGACAAGGCGAGCCGCGAGAACAAGGAGTTCATCCAGCAGCTCTTCCCGCCGGGCGACCTCTACGCCACCCTGCTCCCGCCGCGCGTCCAGCGGCAGCTCGGCGCGGTGGGGGCGGCGACGGAGCCGGTGCGGCGGATGCTCGAGGCGATCGGCTTCCGCTACGTGAACCGGATCGACCCGTTCGACGGCGGCCCGCACTACGAGGCCCGCACCGACGAGATCGGCCCGGTGCGCGCCTTCCGCCGCGGCCGGGTCGCGGCGGAGCCGCTCCGCCCCGCGCCGCTGGAGCGGCCGAAGCTCGTGGGGCTGGCGCGGCCGGAGGGGAAGTGGCGCTTCCGGGCGGTGCGCGCCCCGGCCCGCTTCGACGGCGACGAGGTGCTCCTCACGCCCGAGGCGCGCGAGCGGCTCGGGGTGACGACCGGCGACCGGGTGGGGGTCATCCCGCTCGAGTGA
- the aroH gene encoding chorismate mutase yields the protein MRGIRGATQIASNTVEAIYDGVVELCRALNEENGLSQDEIVWAIFTVTHDLDADFPARAAREAGGWSRVPMICSQEIPVPGSLPRVVRVLLHVEGGSGAGVRHVYLGGARALRPDLFTGPAGAPA from the coding sequence ATGCGCGGAATCCGCGGCGCCACGCAGATCGCGTCCAACACCGTCGAGGCCATCTACGACGGCGTGGTCGAGCTCTGCCGCGCGCTCAACGAGGAGAACGGGCTCTCCCAGGACGAGATCGTCTGGGCGATCTTCACCGTGACCCACGACCTCGACGCCGACTTCCCCGCCCGGGCCGCCCGCGAGGCGGGCGGCTGGTCCCGGGTGCCCATGATCTGCTCGCAGGAGATCCCGGTACCGGGCTCGCTGCCGCGCGTGGTGCGGGTGCTGCTGCACGTCGAGGGCGGCAGCGGCGCCGGCGTCCGCCACGTGTACCTGGGCGGCGCGCGGGCGCTCCGGCCCGACCTCTTCACCGGCCCCGCCGGAGCCCCGGCGTGA
- a CDS encoding histidine triad nucleotide-binding protein produces MSDCLFCKIAAKQLPAKLVHEDPDTVAFEDINPQAPTHVVVVPRKHVATLNDLAPEDEAVVGKLHRVAAKIAKERGLAERGWRAVMNCNRDAGQTVFHLHLHLLGGRAFGWPPG; encoded by the coding sequence ATGTCCGACTGTCTCTTCTGCAAGATCGCGGCGAAGCAGCTCCCGGCGAAGCTGGTCCACGAGGACCCCGACACGGTCGCCTTCGAGGACATCAACCCGCAGGCGCCCACGCACGTGGTCGTGGTCCCGCGCAAGCACGTCGCGACCCTCAACGACCTCGCGCCCGAGGACGAGGCCGTCGTGGGAAAGCTCCACCGGGTGGCGGCGAAGATCGCGAAGGAGCGCGGCCTCGCCGAGCGCGGCTGGCGGGCGGTGATGAACTGCAACCGCGACGCCGGCCAGACGGTGTTCCACCTCCACCTGCACCTGCTCGGCGGGCGCGCGTTCGGTTGGCCTCCTGGTTAG
- a CDS encoding shikimate dehydrogenase family protein produces MISGRTTLYGVVGWPVAHSRSPAMQNAAFAALGLDAAYVALPAEPARIEEALRGAFALGFQGLNVTVPHKQDALAAAASADEVARAVGAANTLKRGPSGWEAANTDAPACVSLLAGAGVKPGQRALLLGAGGAARAALWALRQLGLEVAVAARREEKARELAAVPPAPAAGAGTGGGAPVSVLPWAEARHDSESFDAVVNGTSIGLHEKTTCPVPLRSGQVVLDFVYGDTPFARAARDAGAAFVSGEEVLLRQGALALEIWTGRPAPEAAMRAALNGAP; encoded by the coding sequence GTGATCTCCGGCCGCACCACCCTCTACGGCGTCGTCGGCTGGCCGGTGGCCCACAGCCGCTCGCCCGCCATGCAGAACGCCGCCTTCGCCGCGCTCGGCCTCGACGCCGCCTACGTGGCGCTCCCGGCCGAGCCGGCCCGGATCGAGGAGGCGCTGCGCGGCGCCTTCGCGCTCGGGTTCCAGGGGCTCAACGTCACCGTGCCGCACAAGCAGGACGCCCTCGCCGCCGCCGCCTCGGCCGACGAGGTGGCGCGCGCGGTCGGCGCCGCCAACACCCTGAAGCGCGGCCCGTCCGGCTGGGAGGCCGCCAACACCGACGCCCCCGCCTGCGTGTCGCTCCTCGCCGGCGCCGGCGTGAAGCCGGGACAGCGGGCGCTCCTCCTCGGGGCCGGCGGCGCGGCCCGGGCGGCGCTCTGGGCGCTGCGGCAGCTCGGGCTCGAGGTCGCGGTGGCGGCGCGCCGCGAGGAGAAGGCGCGCGAGCTCGCGGCGGTGCCGCCCGCGCCTGCCGCGGGAGCCGGCACGGGAGGGGGCGCGCCGGTGAGCGTCCTGCCCTGGGCCGAGGCCCGCCACGACTCGGAGAGCTTCGACGCCGTCGTGAACGGCACCTCCATCGGCCTGCACGAGAAGACCACCTGCCCGGTGCCGCTGCGCTCCGGCCAGGTGGTGCTCGACTTCGTCTACGGCGACACGCCCTTCGCCCGCGCGGCGCGGGACGCGGGCGCCGCCTTCGTGAGCGGCGAGGAGGTGCTGCTCCGGCAGGGCGCCCTCGCCCTCGAGATCTGGACCGGCCGCCCCGCGCCCGAAGCGGCGATGCGGGCGGCGCTGAACGGAGCCCCCTAG
- the aroA gene encoding 3-phosphoshikimate 1-carboxyvinyltransferase yields the protein MKTPLVCRRKGPLRGSFAVPGDKSISHRALLFGALATSPSRVTGLLEAEDVHSTWKAVEALGARVSRDGAAVVVEPPAALVEPADVIDCGNSGTSLRLLCGVLAAVPGLSVLTGDASLRRRPVRRVLDPLRRMGADLSARDGDRLPPVVVKGARLRGATHVLPVASAQVKSALLLAGLFAEGETVVEEPAPSRDHTERMLAGRGVALRADGPRVAVRPGRPAGGEVDVPGDISSAAFFLCAAAGLEGSRVTALGMGVNPTRTGLLDVLRAMGARVTLANGRESAGEPRADVTVEGGALAGTEIAGPLVPRLIDELPVLMVLATQARGRTVIRDAKELRVKESDRLATMGELLHRAGARIELFDDGCAIEGPTPLSGVAVETKLDHRIAMSMAVAQLFTRGEAVALDDVGCVRTSFPGFFELLDRLCGGER from the coding sequence ATGAAAACGCCGCTCGTCTGCCGCCGCAAGGGACCGCTCCGCGGCAGCTTCGCCGTGCCGGGCGACAAGTCGATCTCGCACCGCGCCCTCCTCTTCGGCGCCCTCGCCACCTCGCCCTCGCGGGTGACCGGGCTGCTCGAGGCGGAGGACGTCCACTCCACCTGGAAGGCGGTCGAGGCGCTCGGGGCGCGGGTGTCGCGCGACGGCGCGGCGGTCGTGGTGGAGCCCCCCGCCGCGCTCGTCGAGCCGGCCGACGTGATCGACTGCGGCAACTCCGGCACCAGCCTCCGCCTCCTCTGCGGCGTGCTCGCCGCCGTCCCCGGCCTCTCGGTCCTCACCGGCGACGCCTCCCTGCGGCGCCGCCCGGTGCGGCGCGTGCTCGACCCGCTCCGGCGCATGGGGGCCGACCTCTCCGCCCGCGACGGCGACCGGCTCCCGCCGGTGGTGGTGAAGGGCGCCCGGCTCCGGGGCGCCACCCACGTGCTCCCGGTCGCGAGCGCGCAGGTGAAGAGCGCGCTCCTCCTCGCCGGCCTCTTCGCCGAGGGCGAGACGGTGGTCGAGGAGCCGGCCCCGTCGCGCGACCACACCGAGCGGATGCTGGCCGGCCGCGGCGTCGCGCTCCGCGCCGACGGCCCCCGCGTCGCGGTGCGCCCCGGCCGCCCCGCGGGCGGCGAGGTGGACGTCCCCGGCGACATCTCCTCCGCCGCCTTCTTCCTCTGCGCCGCCGCCGGCCTCGAGGGCTCGCGCGTCACCGCGCTCGGCATGGGCGTGAACCCCACCCGCACCGGGCTCCTCGACGTGCTGCGGGCCATGGGCGCCAGGGTGACCCTCGCGAACGGGCGCGAGAGCGCCGGCGAGCCCCGCGCCGACGTGACCGTGGAGGGGGGCGCCCTCGCGGGGACGGAGATCGCGGGCCCGCTCGTGCCCCGGCTCATCGACGAGCTGCCGGTGCTGATGGTCCTCGCCACCCAGGCCCGCGGCCGGACGGTGATCCGGGACGCGAAGGAGCTCCGGGTGAAGGAGTCGGACCGGCTCGCCACCATGGGCGAGCTGCTCCACCGGGCCGGCGCGCGGATCGAGCTCTTCGACGACGGCTGCGCCATCGAGGGGCCGACGCCGCTCTCCGGGGTGGCGGTGGAGACCAAGCTCGACCACCGGATCGCGATGAGCATGGCGGTGGCCCAGCTCTTCACCCGCGGCGAGGCGGTGGCGCTCGACGACGTCGGCTGCGTGCGCACCAGCTTCCCCGGCTTCTTCGAGCTGCTCGACCGGCTGTGCGGAGGCGAAAGGTGA
- the aroQ gene encoding type II 3-dehydroquinate dehydratase — MILLVNGPNLNLLGEREPEVYGATTLADVERMVREACAPAGVEVKAFQSNHEGALIDFLHEHRKIAKGLVLNPGAFTHTSYALHDALRALAFPKVEVHISNVHAREAWRRESVLAPAMDGQIVGLGVQGYLLAARWLLGRIAGA, encoded by the coding sequence ATGATCCTGCTCGTCAACGGACCGAACCTGAACCTGCTCGGCGAGCGCGAGCCGGAGGTCTACGGCGCGACCACCCTCGCCGACGTGGAGCGGATGGTGCGCGAGGCCTGCGCGCCCGCCGGCGTGGAGGTGAAGGCGTTCCAGTCGAACCACGAGGGCGCGCTCATCGACTTCCTGCACGAGCACCGGAAGATCGCGAAGGGGCTCGTCCTCAACCCCGGCGCCTTCACGCACACCAGCTACGCCCTCCACGACGCCCTCAGGGCGCTCGCCTTCCCCAAGGTGGAGGTGCACATCTCCAACGTCCACGCCCGCGAGGCGTGGCGGCGCGAGAGCGTGCTCGCCCCGGCCATGGACGGGCAGATCGTCGGGCTCGGCGTGCAGGGCTACCTGCTCGCGGCCCGCTGGCTGCTCGGCCGGATCGCCGGCGCGTAG
- the dtd gene encoding D-aminoacyl-tRNA deacylase, with protein MRVVVQRVTRAEVRVAGEVVGRIERGLLVLLGVAAGDLEEDARFVADKLAALRIFEDEAGKMNRSVADVGGGLLVVSQFTLLGDARKGNRPGFSDAAQPEAANGLYERVCALLREKGLPVAQGVFRAEMQVELVNDGPVTILLDSGKLF; from the coding sequence ATGCGCGTCGTCGTCCAGCGGGTGACCCGGGCGGAAGTGCGGGTGGCGGGCGAGGTGGTGGGCCGGATCGAGCGGGGGCTGCTGGTGCTCCTCGGCGTCGCCGCCGGCGACCTCGAGGAGGACGCGCGCTTCGTCGCCGACAAGCTCGCCGCGCTGCGGATCTTCGAGGACGAGGCCGGCAAGATGAACCGCTCGGTGGCCGACGTGGGCGGCGGGCTGCTGGTGGTCTCGCAGTTCACCCTGCTCGGCGACGCGCGCAAGGGGAACCGCCCCGGCTTCAGCGACGCCGCGCAGCCCGAGGCGGCGAACGGGCTCTACGAGCGGGTCTGCGCCCTCCTGCGCGAGAAGGGGCTGCCGGTCGCGCAGGGCGTCTTCCGCGCCGAGATGCAGGTGGAGCTCGTGAACGACGGCCCGGTCACGATCCTGCTCGACTCGGGCAAGCTGTTCTAG